The following are encoded in a window of Natranaeroarchaeum aerophilus genomic DNA:
- a CDS encoding DUF7522 family protein, producing the protein MASQLLADEATDNIVRTSRTALGDSLRSVTYFTRDDYEQLYLRDDLERDADLTSFIGHEWRGFKTAQAAYEGTELGDYNYTIRVFDNGFLLRVTDEREGVFVTTDSLTMGDFNTVAQAVQSVLRDDL; encoded by the coding sequence ATGGCGAGCCAGCTACTCGCGGACGAAGCGACCGACAACATCGTACGAACGAGTCGGACAGCGCTCGGCGACAGCCTCCGCTCGGTGACATACTTTACGCGGGACGACTACGAACAGCTCTACCTCCGGGACGACCTGGAACGCGACGCCGACCTCACCAGCTTCATCGGTCACGAGTGGCGTGGCTTCAAAACGGCACAGGCGGCCTACGAGGGCACCGAACTCGGTGATTACAACTACACGATCCGCGTCTTCGACAACGGCTTTTTGCTACGGGTGACCGACGAACGCGAAGGCGTGTTCGTCACCACGGACAGTCTCACGATGGGCGATTTCAACACCGTTGCACAGGCGGTACAGTCGGTTCTCCGCGACGATCTATAG
- a CDS encoding 50S ribosomal protein L40e — MASFEKAEDRILTKMICMRCNARNAEGADRCRKCGYGKLRPKAKEARSA; from the coding sequence ATGGCTTCATTCGAGAAAGCGGAGGATCGGATCCTCACCAAGATGATCTGTATGCGATGTAACGCACGCAACGCCGAAGGAGCGGACCGATGCCGCAAATGTGGCTACGGGAAACTGCGGCCCAAAGCCAAGGAAGCACGTTCCGCCTAG
- the ftsY gene encoding signal recognition particle-docking protein FtsY, translating into MFDSLKEKLGSFREDVEESAEEKAEAEADAADEDAADVEATADAADAEAEPADADASVAAQDAEAATAATDADGTATAPDAAESTTPEPAGTDADSADESDGPGFAKRAKSVATGQTIIEEEDVEAPLDELEMALLQSDVELTVVDEILATIREETIGETHRFTKSTTGVVQRALRKALVDVISVGQFDFDERVATADKPLVIIFTGVNGVGKTTSIAKMAKYLEERGHSSVLANGDTYRAGANEQIEEHADALGKKLITHQQGGDPAAVIYDGVEYAEANDVDVVLGDTAGRLHTSNDLMEQLEKIDRVVDPDMTLFVDEAVAGQDAVQRSRQFNDAAEIDGTILTKADADSQGGAAISIAHVTGKPILFLGVGQGYDDLEKFEPERLVDRLLGLDG; encoded by the coding sequence ATGTTCGACAGTCTCAAGGAAAAACTCGGGAGCTTCCGCGAGGACGTCGAGGAGTCCGCGGAAGAAAAGGCCGAAGCGGAAGCTGACGCGGCTGACGAAGACGCGGCTGACGTGGAGGCTACCGCGGACGCGGCCGATGCGGAGGCAGAACCAGCAGACGCCGATGCGTCAGTTGCAGCCCAGGACGCCGAGGCTGCTACTGCGGCGACCGACGCCGACGGCACCGCGACAGCCCCAGACGCAGCCGAATCGACGACTCCCGAACCAGCCGGTACTGACGCCGACTCGGCCGACGAGTCGGATGGTCCCGGCTTCGCCAAGCGTGCGAAGTCCGTGGCGACCGGCCAGACCATCATCGAGGAAGAGGACGTCGAAGCACCCCTTGACGAGCTCGAGATGGCACTGCTCCAGAGCGACGTCGAACTGACCGTCGTCGACGAGATCCTGGCGACGATCCGCGAGGAGACGATCGGCGAGACCCACCGCTTTACCAAGAGCACGACCGGCGTGGTCCAGCGCGCGCTCCGAAAAGCGCTGGTCGACGTCATCAGCGTGGGCCAGTTCGACTTCGACGAGCGCGTCGCGACGGCCGACAAGCCGCTCGTGATCATCTTCACGGGTGTGAACGGCGTCGGCAAGACGACCTCGATCGCGAAGATGGCGAAGTATCTCGAAGAGCGAGGCCACTCGTCGGTGCTGGCGAACGGCGACACCTACCGCGCGGGTGCCAACGAACAGATCGAGGAGCACGCCGACGCGCTCGGCAAGAAGCTGATCACCCACCAGCAGGGCGGCGATCCCGCTGCGGTGATCTACGACGGCGTCGAGTACGCCGAGGCCAACGACGTCGACGTCGTCCTCGGCGATACGGCAGGACGGCTCCACACCAGTAATGACCTGATGGAGCAGCTAGAGAAGATCGACCGCGTCGTCGATCCGGACATGACGCTGTTCGTCGACGAGGCGGTGGCCGGGCAGGACGCCGTCCAGCGCTCCCGGCAGTTTAACGATGCCGCGGAGATCGACGGCACGATCCTCACGAAAGCGGACGCCGACTCCCAGGGCGGCGCAGCGATCTCGATCGCCCACGTCACCGGGAAGCCGATCCTCTTCCTCGGCGTCGGGCAGGGCTACGACGACTTGGAGAAGTTCGAGCCCGAACGTCTGGTCGACCGGCTGCTCGGCCTCGACGGCTGA
- a CDS encoding 50S ribosomal protein L39e, with amino-acid sequence MGKKSKSKKKRLAKLERQNSRVPAWVMIKTDRDVTRNPKRRNWRRQSTDE; translated from the coding sequence ATGGGTAAGAAATCGAAATCGAAGAAAAAGCGCCTCGCCAAACTGGAGCGACAGAATAGTCGTGTTCCGGCGTGGGTGATGATCAAGACCGACCGTGACGTGACGCGCAACCCGAAGCGACGCAACTGGCGGCGACAGAGCACTGACGAATAA
- a CDS encoding ABC transporter ATP-binding protein, translating into MSGTDAAISLDAVRKTYQRGEPVHALDGVTLDISRGSYTAIMGPSGSGKSTLMNLIGCLDTPTSGAVIVDGKDVSQLSGRERTRLRGTEIGFVFQTFNLMPRLTALGNVALPQVFQGIDRRERRKRARDLLERVGIADRADHFPNELSGGQRQRVALARALVNDPVLVLADEPSGNLDTETEAQVLDLFAEFHDAGTTLIVVTHERHVAERADRIVHLLDGAIQRIEPVEPSDRSVSDNRDQGAGT; encoded by the coding sequence ATGTCAGGGACGGATGCAGCGATTTCCCTCGATGCCGTCCGAAAAACGTACCAGCGGGGTGAACCGGTCCACGCACTCGATGGAGTGACCCTCGATATCTCGCGTGGTTCCTACACTGCGATCATGGGGCCGAGTGGGTCAGGGAAGTCGACGTTGATGAACCTCATTGGATGCCTCGACACGCCGACCAGCGGCGCGGTCATCGTCGACGGAAAAGACGTCAGTCAGCTCTCCGGTCGCGAGCGGACGCGGCTTCGCGGCACCGAGATCGGCTTCGTCTTCCAGACGTTCAATCTCATGCCGCGACTGACAGCACTCGGCAACGTCGCGTTGCCGCAGGTGTTTCAGGGGATCGACCGGCGAGAGCGGCGCAAGCGCGCGCGTGACCTGCTGGAGCGGGTCGGCATCGCCGACCGTGCCGACCACTTTCCCAACGAACTGTCCGGTGGGCAGCGCCAGCGTGTCGCGCTCGCACGGGCACTGGTTAACGATCCAGTGCTCGTCCTCGCCGACGAGCCCTCGGGTAATCTCGATACCGAAACCGAAGCACAAGTGCTCGATCTGTTCGCCGAGTTTCACGACGCCGGCACCACACTGATCGTGGTCACCCACGAACGTCACGTCGCCGAACGCGCCGACCGGATCGTCCACCTGCTCGATGGGGCGATCCAGCGGATCGAACCGGTCGAGCCGTCTGATCGGTCAGTCTCCGATAACCGGGACCAAGGGGCGGGGACCTAG
- a CDS encoding potassium channel family protein, protein MRFVIIGAGRVGLRTGRVLQEEGHEVTLVERDAAVAERARDQGFDVVGGDGSREEVLERAGIDEADALGALSGDLNTNFPACLIGKHHGCRTILRIDEDYREDIYRKYAAEVDEIVYPERLGAIGAKNALLGGDIRAIADIAQNLQVVELTVTEEAPTRGYTISELQLPADATVLAFGKENEPLDIPDPDESLEEGDRLVVLADFDVLGDVRQILVGDNSRAAAQASAGGT, encoded by the coding sequence ATGCGGTTTGTTATCATAGGCGCTGGCCGAGTCGGACTGCGGACCGGTCGCGTACTCCAGGAAGAGGGACACGAGGTGACGCTGGTAGAACGCGATGCGGCGGTCGCGGAACGAGCCCGCGATCAGGGATTCGATGTCGTCGGCGGCGATGGCTCCCGTGAGGAAGTCCTCGAACGCGCCGGAATCGACGAAGCCGACGCCCTCGGCGCGCTCTCGGGGGATCTCAACACCAACTTCCCGGCCTGTCTGATCGGCAAACACCACGGCTGTCGGACGATCCTGCGCATCGACGAGGACTACCGAGAGGATATTTACCGGAAGTACGCGGCCGAGGTCGACGAGATCGTCTACCCCGAACGGCTGGGCGCGATCGGCGCGAAAAACGCCCTGCTCGGCGGCGATATTCGCGCGATCGCCGATATCGCCCAGAACCTGCAGGTCGTCGAGTTGACGGTGACTGAAGAAGCGCCGACGCGGGGCTACACAATTAGCGAACTCCAGCTTCCCGCGGACGCAACCGTGCTCGCGTTCGGAAAGGAGAATGAACCACTTGACATTCCTGACCCGGACGAATCACTGGAGGAGGGCGATCGACTGGTCGTGCTCGCGGACTTCGACGTGCTTGGTGACGTGCGACAGATACTGGTCGGCGACAACAGCCGCGCCGCCGCACAGGCGAGCGCGGGAGGGACATAG
- a CDS encoding ABC transporter permease, whose amino-acid sequence MDPVESLRMSIRTIRGNRLRSVLTILGIVIGVATVVAFVTLGASLQAGVLGEISPDDQRNLYGWAADPDVDGGPGAGAQPVFSDRDLDAVRDLDDVDEAYGYAPLQTQAVEVGGERVPLGDGVIAAGPSYVRESSLEDGRQFDPGAQEAVVNPAAAEGFEEDVEIGDEITITLLGGQEIDAEVVGRTDTSEGLSPFEGFEQSPRIYVPTDPYYAEQLGRGDGEEVDDVRFTLIIVEAESADPTAISDARAAAITYLESNESDASEFLGDDLRVSLETSRELLAQLQAIFDLLQNFVVSVAAISLVVASIGIANIMLVSVTERTREIGIMKAVGAQNRDVLGLFLTEAVVLGLVGAVLGTVLGLAAGYLATWYIDLPLVYPLEYVALAIIVGVAVGIISGLYPAWRAARIDPIDALRYE is encoded by the coding sequence GTGGATCCAGTCGAAAGCCTCCGGATGTCGATACGCACGATCAGGGGCAATCGGCTCCGGTCGGTACTGACGATTCTCGGCATCGTCATCGGCGTCGCGACGGTGGTCGCGTTCGTCACGCTCGGCGCGAGCCTGCAGGCGGGTGTTCTCGGAGAGATCAGCCCGGATGACCAGCGAAACCTCTACGGGTGGGCTGCGGATCCCGATGTCGATGGGGGCCCCGGTGCGGGTGCCCAGCCGGTCTTCAGCGACCGGGACCTCGATGCCGTCCGCGACCTCGACGACGTGGACGAGGCCTACGGGTACGCTCCGCTCCAGACGCAGGCCGTCGAAGTCGGTGGCGAACGGGTTCCGCTGGGTGACGGCGTCATCGCGGCAGGCCCATCCTACGTGCGGGAGAGCTCTCTCGAGGACGGCCGTCAGTTCGATCCAGGTGCGCAGGAGGCGGTGGTCAACCCTGCAGCCGCGGAGGGCTTCGAGGAGGACGTCGAGATCGGTGACGAGATCACCATCACGCTGCTGGGCGGCCAGGAGATCGACGCCGAGGTTGTCGGGCGAACCGACACGTCGGAGGGGTTGAGTCCGTTCGAGGGGTTCGAGCAGTCGCCCCGCATCTACGTCCCGACGGACCCGTACTATGCCGAACAGCTCGGTCGCGGGGACGGCGAGGAGGTCGACGACGTCCGTTTCACTCTGATTATCGTCGAGGCCGAATCGGCCGATCCGACGGCGATTTCGGATGCGCGGGCCGCAGCGATTACATACCTCGAAAGTAACGAGTCCGACGCCAGCGAGTTTCTGGGTGACGATCTTCGGGTCTCCCTAGAGACGAGCAGGGAGTTACTGGCGCAGCTACAGGCGATCTTTGATCTGTTACAGAACTTCGTGGTCAGCGTCGCCGCGATCTCGCTCGTCGTCGCGTCGATCGGGATCGCGAACATCATGCTCGTCTCGGTGACCGAACGCACGCGCGAGATCGGGATCATGAAGGCGGTCGGGGCACAGAACCGCGACGTACTCGGCCTTTTCCTGACGGAAGCCGTCGTCCTTGGACTGGTCGGTGCCGTGCTGGGGACGGTACTCGGGCTCGCAGCAGGGTATCTAGCAACGTGGTATATCGACTTGCCGCTGGTGTATCCACTCGAATACGTCGCCCTGGCGATCATCGTGGGGGTCGCCGTCGGTATCATCTCGGGGCTGTACCCGGCCTGGCGAGCAGCACGGATCGATCCGATCGACGCGCTCAGATACGAGTGA
- the rpl18a gene encoding 50S ribosomal protein L18Ae: MSQYTVTGKFQARDGWQEFESTVDAENENVAEEHTYANIGSQHGLKRPQIEIEGVEQ; this comes from the coding sequence ATGAGCCAATACACGGTTACCGGCAAGTTTCAGGCTCGCGACGGCTGGCAGGAGTTCGAATCCACAGTCGACGCGGAGAACGAGAACGTCGCGGAAGAACACACCTACGCCAACATCGGGAGCCAGCACGGCCTCAAGCGCCCCCAGATCGAAATCGAGGGTGTCGAACAATGA
- a CDS encoding translation initiation factor IF-6, with protein MLRAAFTGSAYVGVFATATDEYLLVRPDADEELVKDMADELSVTAVPTTVAGSGTVGALATGNENGLLVTSRIADHERDRLEDETGTDVYELPGRINAAGNVVLANDYGAYVHPELPEEAVSTVEDALDVPVEQGELAGVRTVGTAAVATTDGVLCHPKTTDAELDYLEDLLDVRADVGTINYGGPLVGSGLVANEHGYVVGEDTTGPELGRIEDALGYID; from the coding sequence TTGCTCCGCGCCGCGTTCACCGGATCCGCGTACGTCGGTGTCTTCGCGACGGCTACTGACGAGTATCTGCTGGTCCGCCCCGACGCCGACGAGGAACTCGTCAAGGACATGGCTGACGAACTGTCGGTCACGGCCGTTCCGACGACAGTCGCCGGCTCCGGGACGGTCGGCGCGCTCGCCACCGGTAACGAGAACGGACTGTTGGTCACGAGTCGGATCGCCGATCACGAACGCGACCGGCTCGAGGACGAGACCGGTACTGACGTCTACGAGCTTCCGGGTCGGATCAACGCCGCCGGAAACGTCGTTCTCGCGAACGACTACGGCGCGTACGTCCACCCCGAACTCCCCGAGGAGGCTGTTTCGACCGTCGAAGACGCCCTCGACGTTCCGGTCGAACAGGGCGAACTCGCTGGCGTCCGCACCGTCGGTACCGCCGCGGTCGCAACCACCGATGGCGTTCTCTGTCATCCGAAGACCACGGATGCCGAGCTCGACTATCTTGAAGACCTGCTCGACGTCCGTGCGGATGTGGGGACGATCAACTACGGTGGCCCGCTGGTCGGCTCCGGGCTGGTCGCCAACGAGCACGGCTACGTCGTCGGTGAGGACACGACCGGTCCCGAACTGGGTCGGATCGAGGACGCGCTCGGCTATATCGACTGA
- a CDS encoding SRPBCC family protein has product MSTVSETIHVPAPVDEVFAFLDDPNNHMAVTPSIADIDNVERLENGGKRLDHTFRMAGVALDGELVQTVHEPDERMVFEMRGRLEGEIGLQFEAEDGGTRLTYAATYEIPGNVLSAVAAPFARRYNERELRTTLENVQTHFEVAG; this is encoded by the coding sequence ATGAGCACTGTCAGCGAGACGATCCATGTCCCGGCACCGGTCGATGAGGTCTTCGCGTTTCTCGACGATCCGAACAACCACATGGCAGTGACGCCCAGCATCGCCGACATCGACAACGTCGAGCGGCTAGAAAACGGCGGCAAACGCCTCGATCACACCTTCCGGATGGCGGGCGTCGCACTGGATGGCGAGCTGGTCCAGACCGTCCACGAGCCCGACGAGCGGATGGTCTTCGAGATGCGCGGACGGCTCGAGGGCGAGATCGGCCTCCAGTTCGAGGCCGAAGACGGCGGGACACGGCTGACGTACGCGGCGACGTACGAGATCCCCGGGAATGTGCTCTCGGCTGTCGCAGCGCCGTTTGCACGGCGGTACAACGAGCGAGAGCTCCGGACGACGCTGGAAAACGTACAGACGCACTTCGAGGTTGCAGGCTGA
- the pfdA gene encoding prefoldin subunit alpha: protein MMGGGGGGQQQLQELSQQLQEIQQQIEALEEEIDGLETESDEIDEAIEAIETLESGSTVQVPLGGDAYLRAEVQDIDEVIVGLGGGYSAEQEQGDAIETLEAKQDTVGEEIEGVEAQIEELEDESTQIEEKAQQLQQQQMQQQMAQMQEQEGDDE from the coding sequence ATGATGGGCGGTGGCGGCGGTGGACAGCAGCAACTGCAGGAACTGAGCCAGCAGCTCCAGGAGATCCAACAGCAGATCGAAGCGCTCGAAGAGGAGATCGACGGACTCGAAACGGAGTCCGACGAGATCGACGAGGCCATCGAGGCCATCGAGACGCTCGAATCCGGTTCGACGGTGCAGGTTCCCCTCGGCGGTGACGCCTACCTGCGCGCAGAGGTACAGGACATTGACGAAGTGATCGTCGGCCTCGGCGGCGGCTACTCGGCCGAGCAGGAACAGGGCGACGCCATCGAGACGCTCGAAGCCAAACAGGACACGGTCGGCGAGGAGATCGAGGGCGTCGAAGCGCAGATCGAGGAGCTCGAAGACGAGAGTACGCAGATCGAGGAGAAGGCCCAGCAGCTCCAGCAACAGCAGATGCAACAGCAGATGGCGCAGATGCAAGAGCAGGAAGGCGACGACGAGTAA
- a CDS encoding Lrp/AsnC family transcriptional regulator — MVTAYVMIKANTGQADRLRAEIAGIDGVEDAHIVAGDVDIIAKVLVDTPGEVKNIAATAIQDVDGVEDTHTYIAMD, encoded by the coding sequence ATGGTTACTGCATACGTCATGATCAAGGCGAACACGGGACAGGCGGATCGACTACGTGCAGAGATCGCGGGAATCGATGGCGTCGAGGACGCCCATATCGTCGCTGGTGATGTCGATATCATCGCCAAGGTGCTCGTCGACACGCCGGGCGAAGTGAAAAATATCGCTGCAACGGCAATTCAGGACGTCGACGGCGTCGAGGACACGCACACCTATATCGCGATGGACTAG
- a CDS encoding DUF5813 family protein has translation MTADEIPEPARRALDRHDAFEQIADGYECTTTPFDATVRARPAEGERDAAFEIAVRVPTLDAVVTDQTVGGAVATDWFETFERRLADAYHAADVRETDEPVLDRDDETITATFGLRAWSASSGVDAAKAVIDFTEGTYVQGVVPGYEYGEPVAGLLERAQQNGSADDAARGGMPL, from the coding sequence ATGACAGCTGACGAGATCCCCGAGCCAGCACGTCGCGCGCTCGACCGCCACGACGCGTTCGAACAAATAGCGGACGGCTACGAGTGCACGACGACGCCGTTCGACGCCACCGTTCGAGCACGTCCAGCCGAGGGCGAGCGAGACGCTGCCTTCGAGATTGCGGTTCGCGTCCCGACGCTCGATGCCGTTGTAACCGACCAGACGGTCGGAGGCGCCGTTGCGACCGACTGGTTCGAGACCTTCGAGCGCCGGCTAGCGGACGCGTACCACGCCGCCGACGTGAGGGAGACGGACGAGCCGGTACTCGACCGTGATGACGAAACGATCACGGCGACGTTTGGCCTCCGCGCCTGGAGCGCAAGCAGCGGCGTCGACGCCGCAAAAGCCGTCATCGACTTTACCGAAGGAACCTACGTGCAGGGAGTCGTCCCCGGCTACGAGTACGGCGAGCCGGTCGCCGGGCTGCTGGAACGAGCACAACAGAACGGGAGTGCAGACGACGCGGCCCGCGGCGGTATGCCGCTCTAG
- a CDS encoding 50S ribosomal protein L31e — translation MSASDFEERVMTVPLRDAKAEPKHKRADRAMKLVREHLAQHFSVEEENIRLDPSINEEVWSRGRKKPPSKLRVRAARFEEEGESIVEAEHAA, via the coding sequence ATGAGCGCAAGTGATTTCGAGGAACGCGTCATGACCGTTCCCCTGCGAGACGCCAAGGCAGAGCCCAAACACAAGCGCGCAGACCGCGCGATGAAGCTCGTCCGCGAGCACCTCGCCCAGCACTTCTCGGTTGAGGAAGAGAACATCCGTCTCGACCCCTCGATCAACGAGGAAGTCTGGTCGCGCGGCCGCAAGAAACCGCCGAGCAAGCTTCGCGTGCGCGCCGCCCGCTTCGAGGAGGAGGGCGAAAGCATCGTCGAAGCAGAGCACGCAGCGTAA
- a CDS encoding MBL fold metallo-hydrolase, with protein sequence MEVINVTADAESFTCNAYLVPGERTTLIDAGAMPGVEDVIAEYTDELDAVVLTHQHGDHVQQLDAVLDRFDANCFAYGSHPRRTNGLVDGEEISIGDEAFEVVHTPGHADDHISLISDTTIFSGDVVVHDDGAFDYGSFGRTDRPGQSREQLIESIGRILDRLPDGVEHMYAGHGDEFHGDVRDVVETALARAEKREPKYPED encoded by the coding sequence ATGGAGGTCATCAACGTCACCGCAGACGCGGAGTCGTTCACCTGCAACGCCTACCTCGTGCCCGGCGAGCGCACGACACTGATCGACGCCGGTGCCATGCCGGGCGTCGAGGACGTCATCGCGGAGTACACGGACGAGCTAGACGCCGTCGTGCTAACCCACCAGCATGGCGACCACGTCCAGCAACTCGACGCCGTCCTGGATCGGTTCGACGCGAACTGTTTCGCCTACGGCAGCCACCCGAGACGGACCAACGGGCTCGTCGACGGCGAGGAGATCTCCATCGGGGACGAGGCCTTCGAGGTCGTTCACACGCCCGGGCACGCGGACGATCACATCTCGCTGATCAGCGACACGACCATCTTCAGCGGCGACGTCGTGGTCCACGACGACGGAGCCTTCGACTACGGGAGCTTCGGCCGGACGGATCGGCCCGGCCAGTCACGCGAGCAACTCATCGAAAGCATCGGGCGGATCCTCGACCGGCTCCCCGACGGCGTCGAACACATGTACGCGGGTCACGGCGACGAGTTCCACGGGGACGTTCGTGATGTCGTAGAGACGGCACTGGCGCGTGCGGAGAAACGAGAACCGAAATATCCGGAGGACTAG